One Carya illinoinensis cultivar Pawnee chromosome 5, C.illinoinensisPawnee_v1, whole genome shotgun sequence genomic window, TgtattttgtaaaatgatcaaCCAAAATGAGATAATAGCGTGATCCATCAAGGCCAATAGAATTGGAgggtccccaaacatcagtaTAGATTAAGTCAAGAGGAGCATGACTTTGAAGACTATTTTTCCGAAATGGAAGTTTGTGGGCTTTATTAATGGAACAAGAATTACAAAGATGAGAAACATGATCCTCGGTTTTtattggaagagaaaaagagtTGACAAGCTGTTGGACAATTTTATTAGATGGATGTCCAAGACGTTTGTGCCACCCATCAACGGAGGTCCTTTCATGCACGTTGGCAACCATTTTTTGAGAAGATTTCACCATTGACTCCGGAAGGGTGTAAACACCGTTTTCACACGCACCTTTGAGTAGAACCGCCCCCGTGGTCTGATccttaacaagaaaaaaaagaggatgAAACTCCACAAAAACATTATTGTGAGTGGTAAAATTATGGacggaaataagatttttttgtatatttggaACACAAAGGGTATCATTTAAATGAAAAGTTCGTGTGGGTGTGTGGAGAACCAATGAACCAATGTGAGAGACATGCAAACCTGAACCATCACCAATGACAACCTCGTCCGTGCCATCATATTCAGAATGAACGGATAATTTAGCCAAATCTCCAGTGATATTGTGAGAGGCTGCCGAATCTATAAGCCAATTTGTTTCTTGGGCTGGTGAAGTTGAAACACAGTTTGCCGTTGCTCCAGGAAATTGAACACGAGGGCAATATTTGGCCGTGTGACCCAACTGGTCACAAAGTTGGCACTTTGGTGTGTAACGCCGCTGGCCATTGGGCTTGGTCTTCCAATTGTCACGTGGGCCATTGCTGTTTCGGTACTGGGCTGAGGAGTTGGCATGTTGTGAGGCACCATTATTGCGATCAGACCCGTTCGGTTTGGAGAAGCCCTTAGATTGATGATTTCCAGAGAAGGAACCAGAACCCGATCGGCGATTAGAGTAGTTGGCCGATGCTACTAGCTGCTGAGAGGAGACTTCAAGACGGCGTAGATATGCATCATGACCCACGAGAAGATCATGTAACTCCTCAAAGGTGAGTGGACATTCCCGAGCACGAATAGGGGCAGCAATCTCACGGAAATCAGCACCCAGGCCATTGAGGATGTAAAGCGTTAAATCATCTGCAGAGATGGGATGATCGATGAGGGAGATTTCATCTGCGAGGGATTTAACGGTGTGCAGGTACTCTTGAACCGTTTGGCTTCCCTTCTTGATCAGAGTAAGTTCCTCTTTAAGTTGCATGGCACGAGTCCGAGATCTGCTAGCGTACATTGTGTGCAATTTTTGCCATGCTTCTTGGGAGGTTTTGGCAATGAAAATGAATGGGGTTATGGTGGTGGTTGTGGAGGCCAGAATGGCACTTAGGATAAGTTTATCTTGTCTTATCCAGTGAGTTCTGTGGTGAGCGGAAGTGGTGGAGTCATGAAGGTTAGGGCAGAGCTTATCACCGGTAACATAATCAATGAGATTATAGCCGATGAGTAGAGCTTTGAATTGGGCACGCCATTGAGGAAAGGTGGAGGGTGTGAGTTTTTCATTGATTTGGGAAGAAATATTGAGAGCAATGAGAGGGATTTCTGTTGGAGAGATTGGGTGGGTGATCAGGTTATGGGTATTTTCAGATTGGGGGATCGAATTCTCGGTGGAGGATGGCTCTCCTGATACCATGATGAGATTTAAAACTATGAATATAGAAAGTTTTAAATTCTATTGAGTGAAAAACACCACACACATTGCTATTGATTTcatcaaaaatatatacaagtgtCTATGTTCTAGTTTAAGAAAGAAGGCTAAATTTAAGCCTACAATTTACAGAACATTTACTCAAGATTTTTCTAGCTATTACAGAATATTTTCTTGCATACTTTCAGCCTATGATTCGGGTCTTGTGATCTTGATCTTGGTTTGCTTGATTTGAGGAGTCTTCCCTTATAAATTGAACCTATTTTCAAATGTTGGGATGAGTTGGTCTCACTTTAAAATAGTTTAGACAATTGAACCTATTTTCAAATGTTGGGATGACTATGTATGCTATCAATATTGACTGCCTTCTTAGATATGTTAGAGGATATACCTTCTTGGAAATACTGATATCCGAAGTAAATCATGAGCAGGAAGGTCAGACTGTTGCTTGCCTTGTGAATGGTGGCAATCAGGATAGTCCGTCCATTCATTGAGTGGGAAGGAATGTGATTTCTTCAACACCCACGCAACATTCATGGACTTGGGGCACTGCTTTCTGTGCGCCACCCGTTTTATTATTCTCTATAGTCTCTAGTCAACGCTTTCTTTCTATGGGCCATCCTCACTGCTTTCCCTCTCACAATTCACACTCTAGTTCCTGCAAGTAGGCATCTCTCTCTTCGTATTCCGTGTACACTGTCGTCAATCTTACCCATTTTACTTTACGCGAAAGAAATGAGTGAGTTTTGCTGTATGCTAACAAAGTTACGTATAAACTTACGtactaatattgattattttatatttaaaatttaaattaatattatttttaataaaatttactttttaaccaattataataaattaatgcatatattaatatataaatgtacTTACaactagggctgttcatccgggtttcggaccgggtatCCGGATATACCCGGCCCGGAATCCGGAGTCCAAATCCGgaccgggttccggcccggatataTCCGGGTCATgacccggtccgaaacccggatgaatccggatTTTTATAACCCAGAAATCCGGGTACCGGGCTGTacccggatttttttttttttttttttaaggctaTATACTACTAAATTTTGTTCCAAAAAAGATGTTGTaaagcaatttttttaaaaaagatctAAAGCCTATATTCCATTACATttgaaaaactatttttttttaatacagaaaacttattatctttttaaataaatgcatctaaaaaatagaaattccaAAAGCTTCACACtgatatatacaatgaagaTAGGAACTACAGACCATCATCCTTCCAAGCTAAAACAGCAACTTGGGGTTTGTTAACAAGTTAATAGCAAAGCTTAGCAAGATTGTAGTTTGTTCTTATCAAAACAACTTCAATGATGCATTACTGTATTTTAGTTTCTGTTTTTCAtgtttaacaaaagaaaaactctcctAACACTGTCAATATTACCTAGCACTTGATCACCAGTTATGTCTCTGATAGTGGTCAATACAACATTTCAATATCAAAAATGAGAATTGAATTGGGAGAAATCAGGGGTGGAGAGCCGAGTTCCCCATAGGCTAAGTTTGGTGGTATTGTGAAGATTGCTCTCTCACCCTTCTTCATGGTCGCGACCCCTTCATCCCATCCTTTTATAACTTCATctgaaattgaaatgttaaagAAGCATATTAGCAACACCTAATAAATGCAAACGAGATCTAATCAACTATTGTCTGAtctccaaataaaaagaaatgataaatctattagttttctttttcaatactaCACATAAAAACTAGAGAACGAGAGCAAGATAACAAGCCATGCAAATCATTGACCTCTCAAATCGTCGATGCTGAGAGCTTAAAGTACGTGGAGGAAAGCCATACTGTAGTGACACTTGAAGGAGAAAGAATGAGCCGTCGCCACTCTTACTCAATGACAATGATCATCAAAGGCATGGATACACTATATGATAGAGTCCCTGATTTCTTAGTAGTTATTGATCTCTCGAACAACAGATTTGATGGAGAAATTCCAGAAGTGGGGGGGAATCTGAAAGGACTTAATTTGCTCAACCTTTCCTGAGAATCTGTTTTCCTTTCCTAAAACATCTCCACGATtcaaaaaacaacccaaaaaaaaaaaaaccccactctctttatacccatgtttaacagaaaaaaaaaaaaaaaaaaaaaaaaacccagatcAATCAAAATAACAGCTTATACTTTATACGTGTTTAACAAAATCACAAGAAACCCAGATCTACCAAAGATTCTtccccttttcattttctacacAAATGTTATACTTTCAACAATATACTCCCATTACTTCTATACTAACAAAACAATCCAGTTCAACAAAGAATCATATGATATTCAGCATGTTTCGTAGGTTCAAGGGCATTACCCTCAATATTACAGCAAATAAGCATCATTCAGTGAAGACCCAAgtaatagaagatcctaaggcaTCTACCAACAAGAGGatcaacacaaaaaaatattgacTAACAAAAAATACGTATGCTAGCACAGATCTGACCCACAAAGAATAAAATTGATAAGCAGAAGAGaacataaagaataaaatagcGTAGCCATAGCTCAAACCCATCTATATGTTTGACAGAAATCGGGTGCTCCAAACGGCCCTCCTTTTCTTATAAATCCACAAAAATATTCTCTAAGATTCTAGAAATCCAGATCTAACATTTAGATCTCCATTTAGAGGTGGAGATTGAACAACACTtgaagtaaacaaaaaaaaagataaaaaaacaaaaaaaaaaaaaaagataaatccaCAACCCTCGAGCTTAAGCCATCGGTTTGATAACTCACAACCCTCGAGCTTAAGCCGTAGGACCACCCTCGAGCTTAAGCCGTCATCAACTGAGACGAAACCCACAACCAATTGGAACCAATCGAACAACAGaacaacagagagagagagagagagagagagagagagagagagagagagagaggaaactggGGGAGGGAGGCGAAGCACTCGCAGagcagagaagagagagagagagagtgagagagagagggatcgaTCTGAAATGGgtctcggggggggggggggggggcggcgggtagaattagggtttttttcgtttataaaatccggtacccgaaccggattaatccggtattttaaatccgggttccggcccggatttaacccgggccgaaaaccggaaccggaatccggtataatccggcccggatgaacagccctacttACAACTAgacttttctaaaaaatatatatacgaaATTCTCATGCAAATACTAATCACAATGTCAGATTTACTGCGTACCATGATTGTTTTGGGTGTCATGAAAGGCCCATCGTCAGTTAGCGGCTTCTAGAAGGGCTTCAGTTCAGGACCCAAACCAATCTGATTCAACTGAGGCCCAATTCTACCAAGTTGAGTAAGGCACTATCTCCATATCAGGAATGATTTGTAAACTCTACTAcataagttttttataaaatacaaaatttaactataaaaaaatttttaaaaaaaaatcttactttTTGAGTGGGtttcacatttttataaaagtcaTTTGCTTATTTGGAATTTATTCCTagcattattctatttatattgGATGGAGTTTCAATGTTATTATTAAGAATTAATTTAAAGGGGCATAAGTTAATGAAAAaatgatcttagccaaatataCCAAGTTTAgtcatctttttattttctagatATCAATTTGCAACCGAACTTATTAATAGAAAACATGTATACTTTGCAATTTCTGCCTCGTGTATACACACGGTATACTATCATAGGATTTACATCTTACGTCTTTGACTTAAGGTACACGAAACTTaaccaaatattattattcttgttGGAGTAATGATACACGCATAAACttttttacaactatattttaaaatgatattatttttataaactattttataaaattaaaaaaaaaacaaactcttcatttaaaatatagtcatataaagaattataaaaattctttttatgtatagaattttccttcttGTTGCGGCACTTCTCCATTGTTGACTTTATAACTTTTTGTAGAGAGGCGTGAAGTTCAATGTTGTTGCATTGAATGATAATATCAATCCCAGCATTTTACTCTATGGCATATTATACGTTACAATCTATGGGTCCAATCTAGTGATTACAGGATCAATTTAACACGAATGGTTAACTCGCACATTATGGATTCAATTCTGTATTAAAAGCTTTCATAAATTatgacaaaaaacaaaaaaaaaaaaaaagaaaaataaattaaaaattttgttatatataaataaaatcgtatacttatttacgtattaatattaatttttttatatttaaaatttaaattaatattatttttaataaaatatattttttaactaaacatATTAAACTGATGGATATATTactaactagattttttcatgaATAAATGGACGTAAAACAGACAAATCCGTCAAAACAACTTGGTTCCTTAAATCCAACCCGACACTCACACTCGGATGTATCGCTCAGCAAAATCGTCACAGAAGCCAAGTGTTTCCTTATTTCCCAGCTACGACTAGGAGAAACCTAACAACAACAACACTCCTTACACGACACGTGTCATCTTTATGTGGACTCCCCCGTCATTACCTCCTGCGTAAGCAAACCACATCCCTCGTCAAACGCCACCTCGGGTGTATCGTCTACGACTCGTCTTGCATAATAACTTAGGAGATCTTATCCGTTACCCAATGTGGGTCCCTATATTCAGCGGTCGATATGGATTGGGTTTTTCGGAAGACACAACATTAGATCCCCCCCTTCCGAGGACCCTGATTATAAAAGAGTACCGACCAAACTTCCCCCAATAGCCCAATACCAACTCGGCAACTCCGCCTGTCTGTCCGTCTGTCCCTGAAGTCTGAACCAATGGATCgtcgtttctctctcttctctctcctttgCTTATTTTTCGTCGTCGCCATTGCGGCGACGTCGCATGTGGTGGAGGATCCTGTTCAAGTCTTGATGACGTCGGATAAGGTGTTGGAAAATGTTATCTCTGAAGAATCCGAAGATCCCGAACACCTAATACGGCAGGTTGTTGATGGCACCGAGAACCTGAACGACCCCCGGCTGGGCGCGGAGCACCACTTCGAACTCTTCAAGCGGAGGTTCGGTAAGTCGTACAAGTCGAAGGAGGAACATGACCATAGGTTCAACGTGTTCAAGGCTAACTTGCGCCGAGCTCGTCGCCACCAGAGTCTGGACCCGTCGGCCACTCACGGCGTGACTCAGTTTTCCGATTTGACCCCGTACGAGTTCCGAAGGGATTTCTTGGGTCTCAGGAGTCGCCTCAGGCTGCCCTCCGATGCCAACAAGGCCCCGATTTTGCCGACCGATGAGCTTCCCACCGATTTTGACTGGAGAGATCATGGAGCTGTTGCCCCCGTAAAAAATCaggtataatattttattaatatttttaaaattctttttagtTATCAGATTATTCaagattagttttgatgaaacgagttttatattttaattatatatattttttaaaatgctatcttttaaatttcaaagtTAGCAATAATCATATACCTGATTTTATATTCTTTGAAGTTTATACATGGGAAGTTGGTATCATTAGTGTTGAATTTGGTTGTAAATGAATTGATGGTAATTTTTATCGATTTGTTAATTTTGATGGTTGTGAGGGAACAGGGTTCGTGCGGATCATGCTGGAGTTTCAGCTCGACTGGTGCCTTGGAAGGTGCTAACTTCCTTGCCACGGGGAAGCTTGTTAGTCTCAGCGAGCAACAGCTTGTGGATTGCGATCATGAGgtttggctctctctctctctctctctctctctctctctctctctctctctctctctctctctctctctctctctcccttcattagaaaaaaattaGCATGAGAAGTCGGTCATTGGCATAATCTAGTGTTATGTCAACTGGATTTACTGGATTGTTGACGCTGAAGTGATGTGTTCAGGAGTGATGCTGAAGTACAGTGATGTGTTCACGAGTGACTGGAAAATGTTCATGTTCTGTTAATAACTTAATGGTGACAATTTAGAAAACTTGATCGCATTCAAAATTAGTTAGTTCAGAAAATTTCACGATTCATGTTGCTCAATGCATGCATGAATGGAGGAATGTTTTTCTGAATTTGGCATGCTACTGTTGATACCAATATTTTGTCAGGTAAACATGATACTACATTCTCGTAACAAGAGTTGCTTGTATATATGTAAGGCCACTTAAAAAAAGAACTTGATGTTTATCATCAACACAATCCCTCTTGGATGTTTATGCTTGCGTATGCATATTTTCGATTGAATTTGGCAGAGAGAGATTTCATCAACattccacccccccccccccccccccccccccccggtgtatcttattttcaaacttaCACCGACTCTTCTGCAACTATGGATAAAACTCTTTTATGCTTATTTTCTAATTTGAGCTGTGTCACTCTGCAGTGTGATCCAGAGGAACCACGTTCATGCGATTCTGGGTGTAATGGTGGGTTGATGAATAGTGCCTTTGAGTACACACTTAAAGCTGGTGGACTTATGCGAGAGGAGGACTATCCTTACAAAGGTACCGATCGTGGGACCTGCAAATTTGACAAGAGCAGGATTGCAGCATCAGTTGCCAACTTCAGTGTCGTTTCCCTCGATGAAGATCAAATCGCTGCCAATCTTGTGAAAAATGGCCCTCTTGCAGGTGATTGACTTCTGTCATCATATTTTTTTGGTGTTTAGATGGGCATCGAACATTTTATTACCAGCATTCATATATCATTTATGAGAATGGGCTCTAATCGTTGAATCCCTGATTTACTTCAATGCAGTGGCTATCAATGCGGTGTTCATGCAGACATATGTAGGGGGCGTTTCGTGCCCGTACATATGCTCAAAGAGGCAGGATCATGGGGTGTTACTGGTGGGGTATGGGGCAGCTGGGTATGCTCCTATCCGAATGAAAGAGAAGCCATACTGGATCATCAAGAACTCATGGGGTGAAAACTGGGGAGAGAATGGGTTCTATAAAATCTGCAGGGGTCGCAATATCTGTGGAGTGGACTCCATGGTCTCGACAGTTGCTGCAGTGCAAACTTCTTCACAGTTGTCAGTAGAGAGTGAATTCTAGTCATGTTCATCGCCCCATATGTCTGTATATAAAAGGGATGTGGCACTCATATGTTAACTTATGTCCTTGACAATTTACTCGAATTCTCCAAAAAACTTCAGTTACATCATACTGAAGTATGTCATCGGGTGTATTAAGGCAATTGTTAAATGTTTTAATGCAAGTTCTTCAGACTCTCTCTATCATGAAGTTCCCAGTCCTATATTCAGAAGCGCCTACAGCTCCATACTGTCTAGGCCTTCCTATT contains:
- the LOC122309723 gene encoding cysteine protease RD19A-like, with the translated sequence MDRRFSLFSLLCLFFVVAIAATSHVVEDPVQVLMTSDKVLENVISEESEDPEHLIRQVVDGTENLNDPRLGAEHHFELFKRRFGKSYKSKEEHDHRFNVFKANLRRARRHQSLDPSATHGVTQFSDLTPYEFRRDFLGLRSRLRLPSDANKAPILPTDELPTDFDWRDHGAVAPVKNQGSCGSCWSFSSTGALEGANFLATGKLVSLSEQQLVDCDHECDPEEPRSCDSGCNGGLMNSAFEYTLKAGGLMREEDYPYKGTDRGTCKFDKSRIAASVANFSVVSLDEDQIAANLVKNGPLAVAINAVFMQTYVGGVSCPYICSKRQDHGVLLVGYGAAGYAPIRMKEKPYWIIKNSWGENWGENGFYKICRGRNICGVDSMVSTVAAVQTSSQLSVESEF